One Nitrospirota bacterium genomic region harbors:
- a CDS encoding TolC family protein: MMTRFGQLARFLFLTVVLSVLIPSNAKGDPPPVELPFLDVWSLVKENSISEKAAFLEFEAIQIEKERISYENVPRVYLDMRAFSTDDPAVSFMSILGQREIRTGDFAPESLNYPGYQFYQKATLGAEWNLYDGGSRSARLRSQDKALLAKTYGTQYDTLYLYHETLLLFGTFKIFQKESSQLESLSDTTRGLLENYRIGVKRNPLGYSGLLGLKSVANRIKEAISENDSRIRLVKNTLEERGVGLPKRWIPAKEPGKESILTFADYFLKPNKNSFAEKKSPRAEMMFAEAQASELQIEGEKAKTRPQVGLFSEGYLADGNRDAAASYVLGLYFRWNLLSSETYRKTDQARISASALKARAEDFQLQEKIEFENASVSASALRQRIALLEENTALLEEQLKTSQKLFASGSINVLQLVEVINQKLDLNIRLGNAEAEYVQAKIVQAKGSGVEIPFSGKRGPYAE; the protein is encoded by the coding sequence ATGATGACTCGTTTCGGACAACTGGCAAGGTTTTTGTTTCTGACGGTAGTCCTGAGTGTTTTGATTCCCTCAAACGCGAAGGGGGATCCGCCTCCGGTAGAATTGCCGTTCCTGGACGTTTGGTCTCTGGTTAAGGAAAATTCGATCTCTGAAAAGGCGGCGTTCCTTGAATTTGAGGCCATTCAGATTGAAAAAGAGAGAATCTCATACGAAAACGTTCCGCGAGTCTATTTGGATATGAGAGCTTTTTCAACGGATGACCCCGCTGTTTCATTTATGTCTATTCTGGGTCAAAGGGAGATTCGAACCGGCGATTTTGCACCGGAATCACTCAACTATCCTGGTTATCAGTTCTATCAGAAGGCTACTTTGGGAGCCGAGTGGAATCTGTATGATGGCGGATCGCGAAGTGCCAGACTTCGCTCACAGGATAAAGCGCTCCTGGCCAAGACCTACGGGACCCAGTATGACACGCTATACCTTTATCATGAGACGTTACTTCTTTTCGGGACATTCAAGATTTTTCAAAAAGAGTCCTCACAGCTCGAGAGTCTTTCAGACACGACCAGAGGTCTTTTGGAGAATTATCGAATCGGAGTTAAACGGAACCCGTTAGGGTATTCAGGCCTTCTGGGTCTTAAGAGTGTTGCAAACAGAATTAAGGAGGCAATCTCTGAGAACGACTCCCGAATCAGGCTGGTGAAAAATACGCTGGAAGAAAGAGGGGTCGGCCTCCCGAAACGATGGATCCCGGCAAAGGAGCCTGGTAAAGAGAGTATTCTGACTTTCGCCGATTACTTTCTTAAGCCAAATAAAAATTCCTTTGCCGAAAAAAAGTCCCCCCGGGCAGAAATGATGTTTGCGGAAGCCCAGGCTTCCGAACTTCAAATTGAAGGGGAGAAGGCCAAAACTCGCCCTCAGGTGGGTCTTTTTTCGGAAGGGTATCTTGCCGACGGGAACCGGGATGCCGCGGCTTCTTATGTGTTGGGACTCTATTTCCGATGGAATCTGCTCAGTTCAGAAACTTACCGCAAAACCGATCAGGCTAGAATCTCCGCCAGCGCCCTCAAAGCCCGCGCCGAGGATTTTCAACTTCAAGAAAAAATTGAGTTTGAAAATGCTTCTGTTTCCGCATCGGCGCTTCGGCAACGAATTGCTTTATTAGAGGAAAATACCGCTCTTCTGGAAGAGCAGTTGAAAACCTCGCAGAAACTTTTTGCGAGTGGATCGATAAACGTTCTTCAGTTAGTCGAGGTGATCAATCAAAAACTGGATCTAAACATTCGTCTGGGAAATGCCGAGGCAGAATATGTTCAGGCGAAAATAGTCCAGGCCAAAGGTTCAGGAGTTGAAATTCCGTTTTCAGGCAAGAGAGGCCCCTATGCCGAATAA
- a CDS encoding patatin-like phospholipase family protein, translated as MMNILKQVSFLPVWILFRLPWAFSISFFFMTLFWIFYGFRWTRDLLALFFPTGSTNPLLNNFNEFLLANFLMLILVLGFIVAYNLSVLLNGILIWLKWKPQHYPSGIPSTMNVPVTTSKEFDHVKRIGIVLAGGGAKGAFQAGSMKAIYRFLEKRGALEKVKVIAATSIGSWNALFWLARFIQPYPEWQGKSIHERWWGLINAKSLTAPSWYIPFFRNAFLSSIPWQNVFESLFCKDQKISDTIRASEIKFFFTRSNVRTGELECATNEAAPVPISGIKYDILDPAGESTKFMEELKAAVFTSMDLPPLFPYFKRKGQYFEDGGVIDNLPSVIAAVHHCDLLFVLPLNSDFEEEPNLTSVLARIFRVMDVRQGILERNGFKMIYLYDELAELRKDAQESRRQLGLPASLPGESPLARALQRTHEKINVFAICPQKIFVKKTIDTYEFWKSKEAARAFNAMYNATEKELLNFRFDRQKDRVCVALVSEEGKILWDDDF; from the coding sequence ATGATGAATATCCTGAAACAGGTCTCTTTCCTGCCGGTCTGGATCCTATTTCGTTTGCCGTGGGCTTTCTCCATATCCTTTTTCTTCATGACACTTTTTTGGATTTTTTATGGATTCCGGTGGACCAGGGATTTATTGGCACTGTTCTTCCCCACGGGTTCGACCAATCCCCTTCTCAATAATTTCAATGAATTCCTTTTGGCGAATTTTCTGATGCTTATCCTGGTTCTAGGATTCATTGTGGCCTACAATCTGTCTGTCCTGCTCAATGGGATCCTCATCTGGCTAAAATGGAAACCTCAACATTATCCCTCCGGCATACCAAGTACGATGAACGTGCCGGTAACCACTTCAAAGGAATTTGATCATGTAAAGCGGATCGGTATCGTTTTGGCGGGAGGAGGAGCGAAAGGGGCGTTCCAGGCCGGATCAATGAAAGCCATCTATCGCTTCCTGGAAAAAAGGGGCGCACTTGAAAAAGTCAAGGTAATTGCCGCAACTTCGATTGGTTCATGGAATGCCCTGTTCTGGCTTGCCCGGTTCATCCAGCCCTATCCGGAATGGCAGGGCAAGAGTATTCACGAACGTTGGTGGGGATTGATCAACGCAAAATCGCTTACAGCACCCTCCTGGTACATTCCCTTTTTCCGAAATGCCTTTCTCTCTTCAATACCCTGGCAAAATGTTTTTGAATCCCTGTTTTGCAAGGATCAGAAAATATCCGATACGATTCGAGCATCCGAGATCAAATTCTTTTTCACCCGTTCAAATGTAAGGACCGGAGAATTGGAGTGTGCCACCAATGAAGCCGCGCCTGTGCCTATTTCCGGAATAAAATACGATATTCTCGACCCTGCCGGAGAAAGCACAAAATTTATGGAAGAATTAAAAGCGGCGGTATTTACCTCTATGGATCTGCCCCCGCTCTTTCCGTATTTCAAAAGAAAGGGTCAATATTTTGAAGATGGCGGAGTGATTGATAATCTTCCGAGTGTGATTGCCGCGGTACATCATTGCGACCTCCTGTTTGTCTTGCCGCTCAATTCTGACTTTGAAGAGGAACCCAATCTAACCTCGGTGCTTGCCCGTATTTTCCGGGTCATGGATGTTCGCCAGGGCATTCTGGAGCGAAATGGGTTTAAGATGATTTATCTCTATGACGAACTTGCCGAATTGCGTAAAGATGCCCAGGAAAGCCGCCGTCAGCTCGGACTACCGGCTTCCTTGCCGGGGGAAAGTCCGCTTGCCCGTGCCTTACAACGAACCCATGAGAAGATCAATGTATTTGCCATTTGTCCTCAAAAGATTTTCGTAAAAAAGACGATTGACACGTATGAATTCTGGAAAAGCAAGGAAGCTGCCCGGGCTTTCAATGCAATGTATAATGCAACAGAAAAGGAATTACTGAACTTCAGATTTGATCGACAAAAAGACCGTGTATGCGTTGCGTTAGTCAGTGAAGAGGGAAAGATCCTCTGGGACGATGATTTTTAA
- a CDS encoding cytochrome c, with product MINFNKGISNQFHILKRIGVFIISIFTFVSLSATHTKPVLALDNEAMRGKEIFAKMVCSACHQIHGEGAQVGPDLSYVGDKRDRKWLLAHFKDPKSLSPNSMMPPVALPESDLAALTNYMLSLKKENK from the coding sequence ATGATTAATTTCAATAAGGGGATTTCTAATCAATTTCATATTCTGAAAAGAATCGGCGTATTCATTATATCTATTTTTACTTTTGTCTCTTTGTCTGCGACCCATACGAAACCCGTTTTGGCTCTCGACAATGAAGCGATGAGAGGAAAAGAGATTTTCGCTAAGATGGTCTGCTCAGCCTGTCATCAGATACATGGAGAGGGGGCGCAAGTCGGTCCGGATCTATCCTACGTCGGGGACAAACGAGACCGAAAATGGCTGCTCGCTCACTTTAAAGATCCGAAAAGCCTTTCACCGAATTCCATGATGCCCCCGGTCGCCCTGCCAGAGTCTGATTTGGCCGCCTTAACGAATTATATGTTGAGCTTGAAAAAAGAGAACAAATGA
- a CDS encoding winged helix-turn-helix transcriptional regulator, protein MIRPNRLIYEMQAEICSALGHPLRLEILDLLSDGEKNSSQLLETLHIPKANLSQHLSVLKDSGLIKSRRESQFQYFEVAIPQIKDACEIVKRVLNEKMHGQEQIAAEVKRKLKSGQR, encoded by the coding sequence ATGATCAGACCTAATCGACTTATTTATGAAATGCAGGCTGAAATTTGTTCCGCACTTGGCCATCCCTTGAGACTGGAGATTCTGGATCTCCTTTCGGACGGAGAAAAGAACAGTAGTCAACTACTCGAAACCTTGCATATTCCCAAGGCAAACCTTTCTCAACATCTTTCGGTTCTAAAGGATTCAGGATTAATCAAATCCCGCCGAGAGAGTCAATTCCAGTATTTCGAAGTCGCCATTCCCCAAATTAAAGATGCGTGCGAGATCGTAAAAAGAGTCTTGAATGAGAAAATGCACGGGCAGGAGCAAATTGCCGCCGAAGTAAAGCGGAAACTTAAATCAGGACAGCGCTAA
- a CDS encoding NAD(P)/FAD-dependent oxidoreductase, whose product MAKIVIIGASIGGLPAAYECADLLGKKHAVSVISNVDFFHFVPSNPWVSVGWRTRADISFPLAPILEKKGIEFIQCPAERIDPKLSQVMTAKGTVSYDYLIIATGPKLNFPAIPGLGPSGYSQSICTVSHAEQAWGAYQGFLKDPGPIVVGAAQGASCFGPAYEMAFILSSDLRKKKIRRKVPITFITPEPYIGHMGLAGVGKSRRAMEDEFADQDIKYVVNASIKEVKPGAMVLESGQEVPFRYSMIIPSFTGVDAVAQTEGLCNPKGFVNIDKYQANPLYKNIYAVGVCVAIPPVEVTQVPTGAPKTGYMIESMVAAAVHNIKADIENNPKRETATWNAICLADMGDTGIAFVALPQMAPRNLNWMKKGKWVHLAKIGLEKYFLNKMKKGKTDPFYEKAILNLLGIPKLEK is encoded by the coding sequence ATGGCGAAGATTGTCATTATCGGAGCGTCGATTGGAGGTCTCCCTGCGGCTTATGAATGCGCTGACCTTCTGGGCAAAAAACATGCGGTTTCGGTCATTTCCAATGTTGATTTCTTTCATTTTGTTCCATCGAATCCCTGGGTCAGCGTGGGATGGCGAACACGAGCGGACATATCTTTTCCCCTGGCGCCTATTCTTGAGAAGAAGGGGATTGAATTTATTCAGTGTCCGGCCGAACGAATTGACCCGAAATTATCACAAGTGATGACCGCCAAGGGGACGGTTTCCTATGATTATCTGATTATTGCAACAGGTCCGAAGCTCAATTTCCCGGCGATTCCCGGGCTTGGACCAAGTGGCTACAGCCAATCGATTTGCACGGTATCTCATGCCGAACAGGCGTGGGGAGCCTATCAGGGATTCCTGAAAGATCCTGGTCCGATTGTCGTCGGTGCGGCTCAAGGGGCTTCCTGTTTTGGCCCTGCTTACGAGATGGCTTTTATCTTATCTTCTGATCTTAGAAAGAAAAAAATCCGGCGAAAGGTTCCGATCACGTTTATTACTCCCGAACCTTATATTGGCCACATGGGACTTGCGGGCGTAGGAAAATCGAGACGGGCGATGGAGGATGAATTTGCGGACCAGGATATCAAATATGTTGTGAACGCCAGCATTAAGGAGGTCAAACCGGGTGCAATGGTGCTGGAAAGTGGACAGGAAGTTCCTTTCCGGTATTCGATGATTATCCCGTCGTTTACCGGCGTCGACGCGGTAGCGCAGACCGAAGGACTTTGCAATCCAAAAGGGTTTGTTAATATCGATAAATACCAGGCCAATCCGCTCTACAAGAATATCTATGCGGTCGGTGTCTGTGTGGCGATTCCGCCGGTGGAGGTTACTCAGGTTCCCACAGGAGCTCCAAAAACAGGATATATGATCGAGTCGATGGTCGCCGCCGCAGTTCACAATATCAAGGCGGATATTGAAAATAATCCGAAACGGGAGACTGCAACCTGGAATGCCATCTGTCTTGCAGATATGGGAGATACCGGAATTGCCTTTGTCGCGTTGCCGCAGATGGCCCCCCGGAATCTGAACTGGATGAAAAAGGGAAAATGGGTCCATCTGGCCAAAATCGGATTGGAAAAATATTTCCTGAATAAAATGAAAAAGGGGAAAACCGATCCCTTTTATGAAAAAGCCATTTTAAACCTGTTGGGGATCCCTAAATTGGAGAAATAG